Proteins from one Salaquimonas pukyongi genomic window:
- a CDS encoding DUF1489 family protein, translating to MALNLLKLCVGATSIEDLQSWIEGRMAQKRAEGLAEEHIHVTRMMPKRMDELLDGGSLYWVIKGNIQVRERLVDIRPFTDKEGIRRCELVMDGKLIATRWQPRRAFQGWRYLTAEDAPGDLSGDEGIAALPPGLRNELAELGLL from the coding sequence ATGGCCTTGAACCTGCTGAAATTATGCGTTGGCGCCACCTCAATAGAGGACCTGCAAAGCTGGATTGAAGGCAGGATGGCGCAAAAACGTGCCGAGGGCCTTGCCGAGGAGCATATCCATGTCACCCGCATGATGCCAAAACGCATGGACGAACTGCTGGATGGCGGCTCGCTGTACTGGGTCATCAAGGGCAATATTCAGGTTCGCGAACGCCTCGTCGATATTCGCCCCTTTACCGACAAGGAGGGCATTCGCCGCTGTGAACTGGTGATGGACGGCAAACTGATTGCAACCCGCTGGCAGCCGCGCCGGGCTTTTCAGGGCTGGCGCTATCTGACCGCCGAAGACGCACCAGGCGATCTCAGCGGCGATGAAGGCATTGCTGCACTGCCGCCCGGCTTGCGCAATGAATTGGCCGAACTCGGCCTGCTTTGA
- a CDS encoding DnaJ domain-containing protein encodes MTAIFYLVLFVFFAGGLAWLFVSTPAERLARGMKTGAPLALVALGGLLTLVGRGGFGIPLAAFGLALWQRMRATRPIGTSGGARKSTVRSAALEMELDLDTGEMEGRVLAGAFEGKTLSALTEEQLLELYGQIGEDPESGALLEAYLDRRMPLWREHADPHGAEGERSAPASGTMTKQEAYQILGLEPGASPAEIRKAWRKLMKSVHPDSGGTEFLAAKINAAKDVLLD; translated from the coding sequence ATGACGGCGATCTTCTATCTCGTCCTGTTTGTGTTTTTTGCCGGCGGCCTGGCCTGGCTGTTTGTGTCCACACCCGCAGAGCGCCTTGCCCGCGGCATGAAAACGGGCGCGCCCCTGGCGCTGGTTGCCCTGGGAGGGTTGTTAACGCTGGTGGGCCGGGGCGGGTTCGGCATACCGCTTGCAGCATTCGGTCTTGCCCTTTGGCAGCGCATGCGGGCAACCCGTCCGATTGGCACCAGCGGCGGTGCACGAAAGTCCACCGTGCGCTCTGCAGCGCTTGAAATGGAACTCGACCTTGATACCGGTGAAATGGAGGGAAGGGTTCTTGCAGGCGCTTTCGAGGGAAAGACACTGTCCGCACTTACCGAAGAGCAGTTGCTGGAACTCTATGGCCAGATTGGCGAGGATCCCGAGAGCGGCGCCTTACTGGAAGCTTATCTTGACCGCAGAATGCCCCTCTGGCGCGAACACGCTGACCCGCATGGGGCGGAAGGGGAGCGAAGCGCGCCGGCTTCTGGCACCATGACAAAGCAGGAGGCCTATCAGATTCTTGGTCTTGAACCGGGTGCTTCTCCGGCGGAAATCCGCAAGGCCTGGCGCAAGCTGATGAAGAGTGTGCATCCCGATTCCGGCGGAACGGAGTTTCTTGCCGCCAAAATCAACGCGGCCAAGGACGTGCTTCTCGACTGA
- a CDS encoding rhodanese-like domain-containing protein, protein MAITGVKTLVERANREITTHEPAEALARQASGAVLVDIRDIRELNREGRVEGAVHAPRGMLEFWFDPESPYHKEVFAQDSEYILFCAAGWRSALAAKTLKDMGFENIAHVDGGFGALSEQGATITGKKAES, encoded by the coding sequence ATGGCGATTACCGGCGTCAAAACCCTGGTGGAACGCGCAAACAGGGAGATCACCACCCACGAACCGGCTGAGGCCCTGGCCCGCCAGGCTTCAGGTGCTGTCCTGGTCGACATCCGCGACATTCGCGAATTGAACCGTGAAGGCCGGGTTGAAGGCGCCGTTCATGCCCCTCGCGGCATGCTGGAATTCTGGTTTGACCCCGAAAGCCCTTATCACAAGGAGGTCTTTGCCCAGGACAGCGAATACATTCTGTTCTGCGCGGCAGGCTGGCGCTCCGCCCTTGCAGCGAAAACCCTCAAGGACATGGGATTTGAAAACATCGCCCATGTGGACGGCGGCTTCGGGGCGCTCAGCGAACAGGGCGCCACCATCACGGGCAAAAAAGCCGAAAGCTGA
- a CDS encoding division plane positioning ATPase MipZ produces MYPDTITGGSSAGSRQAYVIVCGNEKGGSGKTTTAMHIIVHLLNSGHTVASIDLDARQLSLTRYLENRRNWSRKHKLSVPHPHHDHLVRGSHDSAFENESEELRRFSEVVQRVENEYDFIVIDTPGHDSYLMRLAHSMADTLVTPLNDSYVDFDVLGRVDPATGEVIEISHYAQMVREARRHRHSVDNALLDWIVVRNRLSHLSSRNQASVSESLKNLSMQLGCRLADGISERVIFRELFPLGLTALDELNEETLGSQPSISHLAGRQEVRALVSTLRLPVDSASRHRAAARKNWMKEAEKPVEGLRIFAD; encoded by the coding sequence ATGTATCCGGATACAATCACAGGTGGCAGCAGCGCTGGCAGCAGACAAGCTTACGTTATCGTCTGCGGCAACGAAAAAGGCGGCTCGGGCAAAACCACCACGGCGATGCACATTATCGTGCATCTTTTGAACAGCGGCCATACCGTGGCGAGCATCGATCTGGACGCCCGCCAACTAAGCCTGACGCGCTATCTTGAAAATCGCCGCAACTGGTCACGCAAGCACAAGCTTTCCGTCCCCCATCCCCATCACGATCACCTGGTGCGCGGCAGCCACGACAGCGCATTCGAAAATGAGTCCGAGGAGCTGCGCCGTTTTTCCGAGGTCGTGCAACGCGTTGAAAACGAATATGATTTCATCGTCATTGATACCCCGGGACACGACAGCTACCTGATGCGGCTTGCCCATTCCATGGCCGATACGCTGGTCACACCGCTAAACGATTCCTATGTGGATTTTGATGTATTGGGCCGGGTCGATCCGGCAACCGGCGAAGTCATCGAGATTTCCCATTATGCCCAGATGGTGCGCGAGGCGCGCCGGCACCGGCATTCTGTCGACAATGCACTGCTTGACTGGATCGTCGTGCGCAACCGGCTTTCCCATCTTTCATCGAGAAACCAGGCGAGTGTTTCTGAAAGCCTGAAAAACCTGTCCATGCAGCTTGGCTGCCGCCTGGCAGACGGCATTTCAGAACGCGTCATTTTCCGCGAACTGTTTCCGCTCGGCCTGACGGCGCTTGATGAACTGAACGAGGAAACCCTGGGCAGCCAGCCAAGCATTTCCCACCTTGCAGGGCGCCAGGAAGTCCGCGCGCTGGTTTCGACCCTTCGCCTGCCGGTGGATTCAGCAAGCCGCCACCGGGCTGCCGCCCGCAAAAACTGGATGAAAGAGGCGGAAAAACCGGTTGAGGGACTGCGCATCTTTGCCGATTAG